The following nucleotide sequence is from Cryptosporangium aurantiacum.
GATCGCGGGTGACAAATAGCAGCTCGACGGCCATCCTCGACGGACATCCTGGATTGCGCCGCCCTCATCACAACACGAAGTCGCCGCGGAACGCTGCGGTTAGCTGATGTCGTAGTACTGATCGTGGTCGAGGCTGGCGCCGAGTTCGGCGAGCCGCTGGATCGTGCGCGTGGAGTAGCTGATCGCGGCGCTGGACACGATGGATTCGCCCTCGTCGCGGTAGCCGTGGGCCTCGATGACCAGCGTCATGTGGACTTGAAGGCCGAGCGTCTGGCAGGCATTGCGGATTCCGTCGGCGACGGGCGCGACGGCGTCCAGGAGCGCGACCAGCACGGGCTCGCTGTAGGGGGTGTCCTGCGGTGGGAGTTCGTAGCTCCAGTTGGCGAAGTTCCGGGTGGCCGCGCCATTCCGGTGGGGCGATGGGTCGCCGCGTCGCCAGCTGCGGGTGGGCATCAGCCCGACCAGCTCGGTGATCTGGTCGGGGTCGAAGGCCATCTCGTCGAGCTGGCTCGGCGTGTAGGGCGGGTCGCCGTGGTCGCCCTGGCGGCTGAAGGACAGGTAAGCGCGCTGGGTCCAGGTCACGTTGATCGGCTGATCCACCGGCCTACCGTAGAGCGTCGTTGCTGTTCACCGGCTTAGGCGGTGCGTTTGGCTCAAGTGCGGGCAACGAGGCCCCGCTCCCGCCCCTATGGGTCGCGCGAGGCAGTCGACGAGCGCTGCCAGCACGTCACGAGCGCGGCGTCGCTCGACGATAGGCGCTGCCGGCAGAACGCCCGCCGCGAGTCGAGTGGACTCTGCGCAGCCAGGTCACGGCTGCTCGACGCTGGCGATCCGGTACTTGTGCACATCGGCTGACCGCAGCGGTGGCGCCTCCGGCACGGGCCCGCCGCTGGAACGAAACCGGTGCAGGTCGTCGTCGGATTCCCACCGCTCGTACACGTTGATCCGGGTGGGATCGAGCGGATCCGGA
It contains:
- a CDS encoding putative quinol monooxygenase, whose amino-acid sequence is MIIIAGALYLDASDRDRYLAGVFDVARLARQAVGCLDFVQSPDPLDPTRINVYERWESDDDLHRFRSSGGPVPEAPPLRSADVHKYRIASVEQP
- a CDS encoding DUF4279 domain-containing protein; the encoded protein is MDQPINVTWTQRAYLSFSRQGDHGDPPYTPSQLDEMAFDPDQITELVGLMPTRSWRRGDPSPHRNGAATRNFANWSYELPPQDTPYSEPVLVALLDAVAPVADGIRNACQTLGLQVHMTLVIEAHGYRDEGESIVSSAAISYSTRTIQRLAELGASLDHDQYYDIS